A region from the uncultured Bacteroides sp. genome encodes:
- a CDS encoding glycoside hydrolase family 25 protein yields the protein MPVWFRNILSIVIIILFSAGFYYFFIRPYAYRWKPCYGAKRYGVCMPCCYNVHGIDVSHYQGRIDWDKLIHNDSVDYPIQFIFMKATEGETLGDDAFEQNFALARKYGFIRGAYHFFSPKTDALKQADFFIRTVKLRPGDLPPVLDVELTGRKSKKELQASLKIWLKRIEAHYKVKPILYTSYKFKDKYLDDPSFDVYPYWIAHYYVDSVRYKGRWRFWQHTDVGTVPGIKEEVDLNVFNGSLSELKALAIQ from the coding sequence ATGCCTGTATGGTTCCGGAATATACTTTCTATAGTTATTATAATACTTTTCTCTGCGGGCTTTTATTATTTCTTTATTCGTCCTTATGCTTATCGGTGGAAACCTTGCTACGGAGCAAAGAGATATGGAGTGTGCATGCCCTGTTGCTACAATGTGCATGGAATAGATGTATCGCACTACCAGGGGCGGATTGATTGGGATAAATTGATTCATAACGATAGTGTTGATTATCCCATACAATTTATTTTTATGAAAGCTACCGAAGGAGAAACATTGGGCGATGATGCCTTTGAACAAAATTTTGCCCTTGCCCGCAAATACGGTTTTATTCGGGGAGCTTATCATTTCTTTTCTCCGAAAACAGATGCACTTAAGCAAGCCGATTTCTTTATTCGCACGGTGAAGCTGAGGCCGGGAGATCTTCCTCCGGTGCTTGATGTGGAACTTACGGGCAGGAAAAGTAAGAAGGAGCTGCAGGCAAGCCTCAAAATATGGCTTAAGCGTATAGAAGCGCATTATAAGGTAAAGCCCATTCTTTATACTTCTTACAAATTCAAAGACAAATATCTGGACGATCCTTCGTTTGATGTCTATCCTTATTGGATCGCCCACTATTATGTGGATTCTGTGCGCTATAAAGGTAGGTGGCGCTTTTGGCAACATACCGATGTGGGTACTGTGCCGGGCATAAAGGAGGAGGTAGACCTGAATGTATTCAACGGCTCGCTCAGCGAACTGAAAGCACTCGCCATTCAATAA
- a CDS encoding diphosphate--fructose-6-phosphate 1-phosphotransferase, producing MTKSALQMARAAYQPKLPNALKGFVKVSEGAATQSVADQEAIKELFPNTYGMPLIRFVESAEAASAPALNVGVILSGGQAPGGHNVISGLFDGIKKLNSDSRLYGFILGPGGLVDHNYMELTSDIIDEYRNTGGFDIIGSGRTKLETEEQFDKGYEILKQLGITALVIIGGDDSNTNACVLAEYYAAKKYGVQVIGCPKTIDGDLKNEMIEASFGFDTACKVYSEVIGNIQRDCNSARKYWHFIKLMGRSASHIALECALQVQPNVCIISEEVEAEDLSLDDVVTSIAQVVANRAAQGNNFGTVLIPEGLIEFIPAMKRLISELNDFLATNAEEFSHIKKSHQRDYIISKLSKPNADIYGSLPEGVARQLTLDRDPHGNVQVSLIETEKLLSEMVSTKLAQWKAEGKFVGKFAAQHHFFGYEGRCAAPSNFDADYCYSLGYTASMLIANGKTGYMSSVRNTTAPAEDWIAGGVPITMMMNMERRHGEMKSVIQKALVKLDGKPFKAFVAQRDKWAVETDYVYPGPIQYFGPTEVCDQPTKTLQLEQAK from the coding sequence ATGACTAAAAGTGCATTACAAATGGCAAGGGCAGCCTACCAGCCTAAGCTTCCCAACGCTTTGAAAGGCTTTGTCAAAGTGAGCGAAGGCGCGGCAACCCAATCGGTGGCCGATCAGGAAGCTATTAAGGAGTTGTTTCCGAATACATACGGAATGCCGCTAATTCGGTTTGTTGAGTCTGCCGAGGCAGCCAGCGCTCCCGCTTTGAATGTCGGTGTAATTCTTTCGGGAGGTCAGGCACCCGGGGGGCATAATGTTATATCGGGCTTGTTTGACGGTATTAAGAAATTGAACAGTGACAGCAGATTGTATGGCTTTATTTTGGGCCCCGGCGGATTGGTTGATCACAATTATATGGAACTAACATCCGATATCATTGATGAATACCGTAACACAGGTGGATTTGATATTATTGGTTCCGGCCGTACGAAGCTGGAGACTGAAGAGCAATTTGACAAAGGATATGAAATTCTGAAGCAGCTGGGCATTACTGCACTTGTTATTATCGGCGGAGACGATTCAAACACGAATGCTTGTGTGTTGGCCGAATATTATGCAGCCAAAAAGTATGGCGTGCAGGTAATTGGTTGCCCGAAAACCATTGACGGAGATCTGAAAAACGAGATGATTGAAGCGTCTTTCGGCTTTGACACGGCTTGTAAGGTTTACTCGGAAGTCATTGGTAACATACAGCGCGATTGCAATTCGGCTCGTAAATACTGGCATTTCATAAAACTGATGGGGCGTTCGGCTTCGCATATCGCTTTGGAGTGCGCACTACAGGTTCAACCTAACGTTTGCATCATTTCTGAAGAGGTAGAAGCCGAGGATTTATCTTTGGACGACGTGGTGACTTCTATTGCTCAGGTTGTAGCCAACAGAGCTGCTCAGGGCAATAACTTTGGCACGGTGCTGATTCCTGAAGGTTTGATTGAATTTATTCCGGCAATGAAGAGATTGATTTCTGAACTGAATGACTTTCTGGCTACCAATGCCGAAGAGTTTTCTCACATTAAGAAATCTCATCAACGCGATTATATCATATCCAAACTCTCAAAGCCTAATGCCGATATTTACGGTAGTTTGCCCGAAGGTGTTGCCCGCCAGTTGACGCTGGACAGAGACCCGCACGGAAATGTTCAGGTGTCTCTCATCGAAACAGAAAAACTTTTGTCTGAAATGGTTTCAACCAAATTGGCTCAATGGAAGGCCGAAGGCAAATTCGTTGGTAAGTTTGCTGCTCAACACCATTTCTTTGGTTACGAAGGACGTTGTGCCGCACCTTCTAATTTCGATGCCGACTATTGCTACTCGTTGGGCTACACGGCTTCTATGCTGATTGCCAACGGCAAGACCGGATACATGTCGTCTGTGCGTAACACTACTGCTCCTGCCGAGGATTGGATTGCAGGTGGTGTGCCTATTACGATGATGATGAACATGGAACGTCGTCACGGTGAAATGAAATCAGTGATACAAAAAGCATTGGTGAAACTGGATGGCAAACCTTTCAAAGCTTTTGTTGCTCAGCGTGATAAATGGGCTGTTGAAACCGATTATGTTTATCCGGGCCCGATACAATATTTTGGTCCTACTGAAGTTTGCGACCAGCCAACTAAAACCTTGCAATTGGAACAAGCTAAGTAG
- a CDS encoding 1-acyl-sn-glycerol-3-phosphate acyltransferase: MKKAIYSFIYHRLLGWKEKVTALDFEKCIVCAAPHTTNWDLFIGKLFYGAIGKSSSFMMKKEWFFFPLGIFFKSVGGIPVYRGRKTSLVDQMVTHFAESKTFHLAITPEGTRKANPNWKKGFYYIAMKAQVPIVLVAIDYETKTITAEKSIFPSGDIDKDMREVKLYYKQFKGKHPENFTVGKIE, encoded by the coding sequence ATGAAAAAAGCAATCTACAGTTTTATCTATCACCGCTTATTGGGGTGGAAAGAAAAAGTAACCGCACTCGACTTTGAAAAATGCATCGTTTGTGCTGCACCGCATACTACCAATTGGGATTTATTCATCGGTAAACTTTTTTATGGAGCTATTGGGAAAAGCTCCAGTTTCATGATGAAAAAAGAATGGTTTTTCTTCCCCTTAGGTATTTTCTTTAAATCAGTAGGAGGCATCCCTGTCTACAGAGGACGCAAAACATCTTTGGTTGATCAAATGGTGACCCACTTTGCCGAAAGTAAAACGTTCCATCTGGCTATTACCCCCGAAGGTACCCGTAAAGCCAATCCCAACTGGAAAAAAGGTTTCTATTACATAGCAATGAAAGCCCAGGTTCCGATTGTTTTAGTAGCCATCGACTATGAAACCAAAACAATCACTGCCGAGAAATCAATTTTTCCATCGGGAGACATAGATAAAGACATGCGGGAAGTTAAGCTATACTACAAACAATTTAAAGGGAAACACCCTGAAAATTTCACAGTAGGAAAGATTGAATAG
- a CDS encoding amidohydrolase — protein sequence MHSDQLKISILQTDIVWENKEENLRMLRGKLEALRGETDIAMLPEMFSTGFSMQSHSLGEPVTGKTITTLQSWAIEYNIAITGSYIAEENSKYYNRAFFFTPEGASYYYDKRHLFRMGDEYNSFSSGNKRLLIPYHGWNICLLICYDLRFPIWSRNVNNEYDLLIYVANWPASRRHVWDTLLRARALENMSYVCGVNRVGTDGNGLHYDGGSVLYSAKGERLITTPDNTECTTSAIIDLPSLLQFRNKFPVWKDADSFLLT from the coding sequence ATGCATTCCGACCAACTAAAAATATCTATTCTGCAAACAGACATTGTCTGGGAAAACAAAGAAGAAAATCTCCGTATGCTCCGCGGTAAACTTGAAGCACTCCGCGGAGAGACGGATATTGCCATGCTACCCGAAATGTTTTCTACCGGTTTCAGTATGCAAAGCCATTCTCTGGGCGAACCCGTTACCGGAAAAACCATCACCACACTACAGTCGTGGGCAATAGAGTACAACATTGCCATAACCGGCAGCTACATCGCCGAGGAGAACTCGAAATACTACAATCGTGCTTTCTTCTTCACCCCCGAAGGAGCCTCTTATTATTACGACAAGCGACATCTTTTCCGTATGGGCGATGAATATAATTCTTTCTCCTCCGGCAACAAAAGGCTACTCATCCCCTACCACGGATGGAACATTTGCCTGTTAATCTGCTACGATCTTCGTTTTCCGATATGGAGCCGAAATGTAAATAACGAATACGATCTGCTTATCTATGTGGCCAACTGGCCTGCTTCTCGTCGCCACGTATGGGATACCTTATTGAGAGCCAGAGCACTGGAAAACATGAGCTACGTATGTGGCGTTAACCGTGTCGGCACCGACGGCAACGGCTTGCATTATGATGGAGGAAGCGTACTCTACTCCGCTAAAGGAGAGCGACTTATTACCACTCCGGATAATACCGAATGCACAACATCTGCCATCATCGACCTCCCCTCATTGCTACAATTCCGCAATAAATTTCCCGTATGGAAAGACGCCGACAGTTTCTTGTTAACATAA
- a CDS encoding glucosamine-6-phosphate deaminase — MKTNLSSQITLNRVSPRYYRPENAFERSVLTRFEKIPTDIYESVEEGAQHIASEIAQVIREKQKAGRFCVLALTGGNSPRNVYSELVRLHQKENLSFRNVIVFNLYEYYPLNADAINSNFNALKEMLLDHVDIDKQNIFTPDGTIAKDTILEYCRLYEQRIESLGGIDIVLLGIGRVGNIAFNEPGSRMNSATRLILLDNASRDEAAKTFGSIESTPISSITMGVSTILAAKKIFLMAWGEDKANMIKECVEGAVTDTIPASYLQTHNNAQVAIDLSSAANLTRIQRPWLVTACEWNDKLIRSAIVWLCSLTKKPILKLTNKDYNENGLSELLALYGSAYNVNIKIFNDLQHTITGWPGGKPNADDTYRPERAKPFPKRIVVFSPHPDDDVISMGGTIRRLVEQKHEVHIAYETSGNIAVGDEEVIRFLHFINGFNQIFINSEDKVISDKYVEIRDILKDKKDGDTDPRDILTIKGLIRRGEARTACTYNNIPLNRCHFLDLPFYETGKIQKSPISEADINIVRKLLQEIKPHQIFVAGDLADPHGTHRVCTDAVFAAIDLEKEEGAKWLKDCRIWMYRGAWAEWEIENIEMAVPISPEELRAKRNSILKHQSQMESAPFMGNDERLFWQRSEERNRGTAALYDNLGLASYEAMEAFVEYIPL; from the coding sequence ATGAAGACAAATCTTAGTTCTCAAATCACTCTCAACAGGGTCTCCCCCAGATACTACAGACCAGAGAATGCATTTGAGAGATCGGTATTAACCCGATTCGAGAAAATCCCTACAGATATTTATGAATCCGTAGAAGAAGGGGCACAACACATAGCAAGTGAAATAGCCCAGGTAATCCGCGAAAAACAAAAAGCAGGTCGTTTTTGCGTGCTAGCTCTGACTGGCGGCAACTCCCCGCGCAATGTTTATTCCGAACTGGTTCGCCTGCATCAAAAAGAAAACTTAAGTTTCCGTAATGTCATCGTATTCAATCTATACGAATACTATCCACTCAATGCGGATGCCATCAACAGTAATTTTAATGCACTGAAAGAGATGTTGCTCGATCATGTCGATATTGATAAACAGAACATCTTTACGCCCGACGGTACCATTGCCAAAGATACCATTCTGGAATATTGCCGCCTTTACGAACAACGCATTGAAAGCTTAGGAGGCATTGATATCGTGCTTCTGGGCATCGGGCGTGTTGGTAACATTGCATTCAACGAGCCGGGATCCCGCATGAACTCGGCAACCCGATTAATTCTCCTCGACAATGCCTCGCGAGACGAAGCAGCCAAAACATTCGGCAGCATAGAGAGCACGCCTATCAGCTCTATTACGATGGGTGTATCTACCATTCTGGCCGCAAAAAAGATTTTCCTCATGGCTTGGGGAGAAGACAAGGCAAACATGATCAAAGAGTGTGTGGAAGGAGCCGTAACAGATACCATACCGGCCTCTTATCTGCAAACGCATAACAACGCACAAGTAGCCATAGACTTATCATCGGCTGCCAACCTCACCCGCATTCAGCGTCCGTGGTTGGTTACCGCCTGCGAGTGGAACGATAAACTTATCCGCAGCGCCATCGTCTGGCTCTGTTCGCTAACCAAAAAGCCTATTTTGAAGCTGACCAACAAAGACTACAATGAAAACGGTCTGAGCGAACTGCTGGCCCTTTACGGCTCTGCTTACAACGTGAATATTAAGATATTCAACGACCTGCAACACACCATCACCGGATGGCCTGGCGGAAAGCCCAATGCAGACGACACTTATCGCCCCGAGCGTGCCAAACCGTTTCCTAAACGAATTGTCGTTTTTTCTCCGCACCCCGACGATGATGTGATCTCCATGGGAGGAACAATCAGACGCCTGGTAGAGCAAAAACATGAAGTGCATATTGCTTATGAAACCTCCGGAAACATTGCCGTAGGCGATGAAGAAGTTATTCGTTTCCTTCACTTTATCAACGGATTCAACCAGATATTTATAAACAGCGAAGATAAAGTTATCAGCGACAAATACGTAGAGATACGGGATATACTGAAGGACAAAAAAGACGGAGACACCGACCCTCGCGACATATTAACCATCAAAGGGCTTATTCGTCGGGGCGAAGCACGCACCGCTTGTACCTATAACAATATTCCGCTCAATCGTTGCCACTTTCTGGATCTGCCTTTCTATGAAACAGGCAAAATTCAGAAAAGCCCCATTAGCGAAGCAGATATAAACATCGTGCGCAAGCTGCTTCAGGAAATAAAACCTCATCAAATATTCGTAGCCGGAGATTTGGCCGACCCGCACGGCACACACCGTGTTTGTACGGATGCCGTCTTTGCCGCCATCGATCTGGAAAAAGAAGAAGGCGCCAAATGGCTCAAAGATTGCCGCATCTGGATGTATCGCGGTGCTTGGGCCGAATGGGAAATAGAGAACATCGAAATGGCTGTTCCTATCAGTCCGGAAGAACTGCGGGCAAAACGTAATTCCATCCTAAAACATCAGTCGCAAATGGAAAGTGCTCCGTTTATGGGCAACGACGAACGTTTGTTCTGGCAACGCAGCGAAGAGCGAAACCGCGGCACGGCAGCATTGTATGACAATCTGGGACTGGCTTCTTACGAAGCAATGGAAGCTTTCGTCGAATACATTCCGTTATAA
- a CDS encoding xanthan lyase, whose product MKKRILFFILILFSAVHAFAQEIEQNVGERLRDYFQQYTCSSTNVGTCRLDSFRIDYNHKKLQIYANDHFAYQPFLPETTENIYRQLKQILPGPVCFFDITVVTDGKSIDELIPNIYRKSKKDKSRLYTEITYHGAPWVTNDSRPYEINRGLDGRHIALWQSHGKYYINDKNEWGWQRPRLFSTTEDLFTQSFILPYLIPMLENAGANVFTPRERDTQKKEVVVDNDSPRSGSIYLEMKSRKARWNTSDTPGFAQKKTIYRDGENPFLSGTVRYTQTEKKKNKAFAEWIPDIPQTGSYAVYVSYQTLPNSVSDAKYLIFHKGGVTEFKVNQQIGSGTWVYLGTFEFDEGNNDYGMVVLSNESKEKGVICADAVRFGGGMGTILRGNSVSTLPRYLEGARYSAQWNGMPYEVYGGRKGTNDYTDDINARANTINYLSGGSVYNPNQKGLGVPFEMSVALHSDAGFSKENKIIGSLGIYTTQFNNGLLNSGVSRYASRDMADIMLTQLQKDIRSTFNVQWTRRNLWDRNYSETRLPAVPSAIIELLAHQNFADMELGHDPNFKFTVGRSLYKSILRFLCTQHDQEYVVQPLPVSHFAIQFGKKKNRLELTWEGEDDPQESSAKPKDYVVYTRLGRGGFDNGVLVHSPSYTAKIETGLVYSFKVTAVNRGGESFPSEILSAYKAKRERGQVLIVNGFDRISGPAVIDNADEAGFDLGEDPGVPYLYNISLSGAQTGFDRKKAGKEGKGSLGYSGGELEGMKIIGNTFDYPFIHGKAIQAAGNYSFVSCSNEAVESGAVLMGNYPIVDLILGLEKDDTQSNPTRNVYYKTFSSPMQRLITAYCQSGGNILVSGSYVGSDMSDSQGNREFTEKVLKYGYQSSLRDSRSDHISGLGRTLTIPRLPNEKTYAVTRPDCIVPVSSAFPVFLYTPGNQSAGIAYKGNYRTFVLGFPFESIESETDRAGIMASVLKFFSER is encoded by the coding sequence ATGAAAAAGCGAATCCTATTCTTTATCCTGATATTATTTTCGGCCGTACACGCCTTTGCGCAAGAGATAGAACAAAACGTAGGAGAGCGGCTAAGAGATTACTTCCAGCAATATACCTGTTCTTCAACCAACGTAGGCACGTGTCGGTTGGATAGTTTCCGGATTGACTATAACCACAAAAAATTACAGATATACGCCAACGATCACTTTGCCTACCAGCCCTTTTTACCCGAAACAACAGAGAACATCTACAGACAATTGAAACAAATACTACCGGGGCCGGTTTGCTTTTTCGACATAACGGTAGTGACGGACGGCAAATCCATCGATGAACTGATTCCCAACATCTACCGGAAGAGCAAAAAAGATAAATCACGCCTTTACACAGAGATAACCTATCACGGTGCTCCGTGGGTTACCAACGACTCGCGCCCATACGAAATAAACCGCGGACTGGACGGCCGCCACATTGCTTTGTGGCAAAGTCACGGCAAATATTACATCAATGATAAAAACGAATGGGGCTGGCAGCGACCGCGCCTGTTCTCTACCACCGAAGATTTATTCACTCAGTCTTTTATACTGCCCTACCTCATCCCGATGCTGGAGAATGCCGGTGCCAACGTATTTACTCCCCGCGAGCGGGATACGCAAAAAAAAGAAGTGGTGGTAGATAATGATAGTCCGAGAAGCGGTTCCATCTATCTGGAAATGAAAAGCCGCAAAGCACGCTGGAACACGTCGGACACGCCGGGTTTTGCACAAAAAAAGACGATATATCGCGACGGAGAAAACCCTTTTCTTTCGGGCACAGTGCGCTACACGCAAACAGAAAAGAAAAAGAATAAAGCTTTTGCCGAATGGATACCGGACATTCCCCAAACCGGAAGCTATGCCGTGTATGTTTCGTATCAAACACTGCCCAATAGCGTGAGCGATGCCAAATACCTGATATTTCATAAAGGAGGAGTAACCGAGTTCAAAGTGAACCAGCAAATAGGGAGCGGCACATGGGTATACTTAGGAACCTTTGAGTTTGATGAAGGAAACAACGATTACGGCATGGTGGTACTAAGCAATGAAAGCAAAGAAAAAGGGGTGATCTGTGCCGACGCCGTGCGCTTTGGAGGAGGTATGGGAACCATCTTGCGCGGAAACAGTGTGAGCACTCTGCCGCGTTATCTGGAAGGTGCCCGCTACTCCGCCCAATGGAACGGAATGCCCTACGAGGTTTACGGAGGCCGCAAAGGAACCAATGATTATACCGATGACATCAACGCACGTGCCAACACCATCAACTATCTGTCCGGCGGTTCGGTTTATAACCCCAACCAAAAAGGGCTGGGTGTGCCTTTTGAAATGTCTGTTGCCCTGCACAGCGATGCCGGATTCAGTAAAGAGAATAAGATTATCGGTTCGCTGGGAATTTATACGACCCAATTCAATAACGGGTTACTGAATTCCGGCGTAAGTCGTTATGCCTCGCGAGACATGGCAGACATCATGCTAACCCAACTGCAAAAAGACATCCGCTCTACATTCAACGTACAGTGGACCCGACGCAATCTGTGGGACAGGAATTATAGCGAAACCCGCCTGCCTGCCGTGCCGTCCGCCATCATCGAGCTGCTCGCTCACCAGAACTTCGCCGATATGGAACTGGGGCACGATCCGAATTTTAAATTTACCGTAGGCCGTTCGCTCTACAAATCCATCCTTCGGTTCTTATGCACCCAGCACGATCAGGAGTATGTAGTTCAGCCCCTGCCTGTAAGCCATTTTGCTATTCAGTTCGGAAAGAAAAAAAACAGATTAGAGCTAACCTGGGAAGGTGAAGACGACCCGCAGGAATCGAGTGCAAAGCCTAAAGACTACGTTGTATATACTCGCTTGGGACGTGGCGGATTCGACAATGGCGTGCTGGTTCACTCTCCCTCTTATACCGCAAAAATAGAAACAGGACTGGTCTATTCGTTTAAAGTAACAGCGGTGAACCGTGGCGGAGAAAGCTTTCCTTCCGAAATACTTTCGGCCTATAAAGCCAAACGCGAGCGCGGACAAGTACTGATCGTCAACGGGTTCGATCGCATAAGCGGTCCGGCAGTAATCGACAATGCCGACGAAGCAGGTTTCGATCTCGGAGAAGATCCCGGAGTACCTTACCTATATAACATTTCGCTGAGCGGTGCCCAAACAGGGTTCGACCGAAAGAAAGCGGGCAAAGAAGGAAAAGGAAGTCTGGGCTATAGCGGTGGCGAGTTAGAAGGAATGAAAATTATCGGCAACACGTTCGACTATCCGTTCATCCATGGAAAAGCCATTCAGGCAGCCGGAAACTACAGTTTCGTATCGTGCAGCAACGAAGCCGTAGAGAGCGGTGCCGTGCTCATGGGCAACTATCCCATTGTCGACCTCATTCTGGGGTTAGAAAAAGATGACACACAAAGCAATCCGACACGAAACGTTTACTACAAAACATTCTCCTCGCCCATGCAGCGACTCATCACCGCTTACTGCCAGTCGGGCGGCAACATTTTGGTAAGCGGTTCGTATGTAGGCAGCGATATGAGCGACTCGCAGGGCAACCGTGAGTTTACTGAAAAAGTGCTCAAATACGGATACCAGAGTTCCCTGCGCGACAGTCGCTCCGATCACATCAGCGGACTGGGGCGCACCCTGACCATCCCCCGCCTGCCCAATGAAAAGACATACGCAGTAACCCGTCCCGACTGCATTGTACCCGTATCTTCGGCTTTCCCGGTATTTCTATACACCCCCGGCAATCAGAGCGCAGGCATTGCTTATAAAGGAAATTACCGTACATTCGTACTGGGCTTCCCTTTCGAAAGCATTGAATCAGAAACAGACAGAGCCGGTATTATGGCCTCTGTACTGAAATTTTTCTCCGAACGCTAA
- a CDS encoding sulfurtransferase TusA family protein, giving the protein MTTINTCGETKYSPLIPAVAAICTAKPGECIKIIMDDVDAFGDLKTYLSEQHIGFREIYDGDRMTLEFTIS; this is encoded by the coding sequence ATGACAACGATTAACACTTGCGGAGAAACAAAATACAGTCCGCTAATTCCGGCTGTTGCCGCCATTTGTACTGCCAAACCGGGCGAATGCATCAAAATCATCATGGATGATGTTGATGCATTCGGCGATTTGAAAACATACCTATCGGAGCAGCACATTGGTTTTCGTGAGATCTATGACGGAGACCGGATGACACTGGAATTTACTATTTCGTAA
- a CDS encoding YgiQ family radical SAM protein produces the protein MKEYRLTDWLPTTKKEVELRGWEELDVIIFSGDAYVDHPSFGAAVIGRIVEAEGLRVGIVPQPNWRDDLRDFKKLGRPRLFFGISAGCMDSMVNKYTANKRLRSDDAYTPDARPDMRPEYPSIVYSQILKQLWPDVPVILGGIEASMRRLTHYDYWQDCLKKSILCDSGADLLIYGMGEKPVIEIVRRLNETLAAQQESQMTVELLKSITDIPQTAYISATPAVLAQEGDITLSSHEECLHDKKKQAANFRYIEEESNKYAAARMTQQVGNETIVVNPPYSPMTQAELDQSFELPYTRLPHPKYKNKRIPAYDMIKFSVNIHRGCFGGCAFCTISAHQGKFIVSRSKESILNEVKAVTELPDFKGYLSDLGGPSANMYMMGGRDEAMCRKCKRPSCIHPQICPNLNTDHRPLLDIYHSVDAMPGIKKSFIGSGVRYDLLLHQSKDPEVNRSAAAYTRELIANHVSGRLKVAPEHTSDKVLNIMRKPSFKQFEEFKKIFDRINKELDLRQQLIPYFISSHPGCKEEDMAELAILTKQLDFHLEQVQDFTPTPMTVATEAWYTGFHPYTLEPVFSAKTPREKLAQRQFFFWYKSEERRNIINELKKLGRQDLIDKLYTKR, from the coding sequence ATGAAAGAATACAGACTGACCGATTGGTTGCCCACAACCAAAAAAGAAGTAGAGCTCCGCGGCTGGGAAGAACTGGATGTAATCATCTTCAGCGGCGATGCCTATGTCGATCATCCATCATTCGGCGCAGCGGTCATAGGCCGTATTGTCGAGGCGGAAGGCTTACGCGTGGGCATTGTGCCCCAGCCCAACTGGAGAGACGATCTGCGTGATTTCAAAAAACTGGGACGCCCCCGTCTTTTCTTCGGCATCAGTGCGGGCTGCATGGATTCCATGGTCAACAAATATACGGCCAACAAACGCCTGCGTAGCGACGATGCCTACACCCCCGATGCCCGTCCGGACATGCGCCCCGAATATCCCAGCATTGTTTATTCTCAAATACTCAAACAGCTTTGGCCCGATGTTCCTGTTATATTGGGAGGCATCGAAGCATCCATGCGCCGACTAACGCATTACGATTACTGGCAGGATTGCCTAAAGAAAAGCATCCTGTGCGATAGCGGAGCCGACCTGCTGATATACGGCATGGGCGAGAAACCCGTCATAGAGATAGTACGCCGCCTGAATGAAACACTTGCCGCACAACAGGAGTCGCAAATGACTGTTGAGTTATTGAAGAGCATCACAGACATCCCCCAAACAGCCTACATTAGTGCTACACCTGCCGTTTTAGCGCAAGAAGGAGACATTACCCTCAGCAGCCACGAAGAGTGCCTGCACGATAAGAAAAAGCAAGCCGCCAACTTTCGTTACATAGAAGAAGAAAGCAACAAATATGCTGCGGCCAGAATGACGCAGCAAGTGGGCAACGAAACGATAGTAGTCAATCCGCCCTATTCGCCGATGACACAAGCAGAACTCGATCAATCGTTCGAGCTGCCTTATACGCGCCTGCCGCACCCCAAATACAAAAACAAACGCATTCCGGCCTACGACATGATTAAGTTTTCCGTCAACATTCATCGCGGATGCTTTGGCGGATGTGCCTTTTGCACCATCTCCGCCCATCAGGGCAAATTTATTGTAAGTCGCAGCAAGGAAAGCATTCTGAACGAAGTAAAAGCCGTAACCGAACTGCCCGATTTCAAAGGCTACCTCAGTGACTTAGGCGGCCCGTCGGCCAACATGTACATGATGGGGGGGCGAGACGAAGCCATGTGCCGCAAATGCAAACGCCCTTCGTGCATTCATCCCCAAATATGCCCTAACCTGAACACCGACCATCGCCCTCTGCTCGACATTTACCACAGTGTGGATGCCATGCCGGGCATCAAGAAAAGCTTTATCGGCAGCGGCGTACGCTATGACCTGTTGCTACACCAAAGTAAAGACCCGGAAGTGAATCGCAGTGCGGCAGCATATACCCGTGAGCTGATAGCCAACCACGTAAGTGGTCGCCTCAAGGTGGCACCGGAGCATACGAGTGACAAGGTGCTCAACATCATGCGCAAACCTTCTTTCAAACAATTTGAGGAATTCAAGAAAATATTCGACCGCATCAACAAAGAACTAGACCTGCGGCAACAGCTCATTCCTTACTTCATCAGCAGCCACCCCGGATGCAAAGAGGAGGATATGGCCGAGTTAGCCATACTTACCAAACAACTTGATTTCCATCTGGAGCAGGTACAAGACTTCACCCCTACTCCCATGACCGTAGCCACCGAGGCCTGGTACACCGGTTTTCATCCTTATACGCTGGAGCCGGTATTCAGTGCCAAAACCCCTCGCGAGAAGCTGGCACAACGGCAGTTCTTCTTCTGGTACAAATCCGAAGAGCGCCGGAACATCATCAATGAGCTAAAGAAACTGGGACGGCAAGATTTGATTGACAAGCTATACACAAAGCGGTAA